The genome window TGGCCGCGCACGCCGCTGCACCGGTGCAGCGCGTACAACCAAAAACGGCGCGGGCGGCACTTACAGCACCGCCACCTATGCGCGGCCACTGCTGCATGCGCCGCGGCATTGGTTGCCGGCGCCGAACGAGACCCTTCCGCCGATGCCAAAGATCCAGGTCAGCCATTCCTATTTCCTGCGCTACGATCCCAAGCAATGGGAGCGTGGCAAGCCGTATCCGCCGCTGGCCACGCTGCAGGTGGCCACGCTGCTGCGCCGGCACGGGCACGCGGTGACGCTGTTCGATGCGATGCTGGCCGACGGCGTGGAGGACTACCAGGCCTCGCTGCGCGCCGCGCAACCGGACCTGGTGGTGTTCTACGAGGACAACTTCAACTTCCTGACCAAGATGTGCCTGAGCCGGATGCGCGAGGCGGCCTGCCGGATGATCGCCGAGGCGCGCGCCGCCGGCAGCCGGGTGATCGTGGCCGGTTCCGACGCGTCGGACCATCCCGAAGCGTTCCTGGCCGCCGGTGCGCATGCGGTGCTGATTGGCGAAGGCATCGCTGCGCTGCTGGAACTGGTCGAACGGCTGCAGCAAACGCCCGACATCGATGCCGTGGCATGGGTGACGGACGTGGCCGATATCGCCAGCGTCGCGCTGCCGCAGCTCAACCGCGCGCACATCGGTGCGCGGCCGCCGGACCCGCGCCTGTCCGGGCTGGCCGCCTGGGACCTGGTCGATATCGAGCGCTACCGGCGCCTGTGGCTGCAGCGGCACGGCTATTTCAGCCTGAACATGGCCGCCTCGCGCGGTTGCCCGTTCCGCTGCAACTGGTGCGCCAAGCCGATCTGGGGCAACCACTACAAGCGCCGTAGCGCGCCGGAAGTGGCCGCGGAAATGATCCACCTCAAGCGCGCCTTCGCCCCCGACCATATCTGGATGGCCGACGACATCTTCGGCTTCCACATCGACTGGGTGGAAGAATTCGCCGCGGTGCTGGCCGCGGCCGATGGCTCGATTCCGTTCACCATCCAGACCCGCGCCGATCTCGGCAGCGAACGCATGGCCGCCGCGCTGGCCCGCGCCGGTTGCGCGGAAGCGTGGATCGGCGCGGAAAGCGGGAGCCAGCGCATCCTCGACAAGATGACCAAGGGCACCGCGGTGCAGGACGTGATCGACGCGCGTCAGCGCCTGGGCGTGCAAGGCATCCGCGTCGGCTTCTTCCTGCAGCTCGGCTACCTGGACGAGCAACTGGACGACATCCTCGCCACCCGTGCGCTGGTGGCGAAGGCGCGCCCGGACGATATCGGCGTCAGCGTGTCGTACCCACTGCCCGGAACCACGTTCTACCAGCAGGTGAAGAACCAGCTCGGCCGCAAGACCCATTGGCAGGACAGCGACGACCTGGCGATGATGTTCCATGGCGCCTACGACTCGGAGTTCTATCGGCGCGTGCGCGATCTGCTGCACCGGCAGGTGGATCTGCAGTGCAGCCAGGACACGCGGCAACCGCACGATTATGCGCAGGACTGGGCGGCATTGGATACGCAATGGCAGGCGCTGATCGCCAGCGAAGGCCGGCACCGGACCGACGCCGCCATGCCGTCGGTAGTCACTGCCTGCGACCGCGACATCTTGCCGGTGCAACGCCAATGACCGCGCACGCGACAGCGCACGCGCAAGCGCCCTGCTCCACCAACCCCCTTGACGACCGCGCAGTGCAGCCCGCGTTGAAGCATGTCGGCAAGGGCCTGCGGCTGGCGACAGAGACCCTGGCGCGCGAATTGGCGCGGCCGGGCAACGCGATGCCGCAGTGGAATCGGCTGCAATGGCAGCTGGCCGCGGCAGCGACCGCCGCGCACGGCATCGGGCCGTTGCTGAGCCGGCGATCGGTGTGGCCCGATCGCGACTGGAGCGCGTTCCTGGCCGGGCAGCGCGAGCACGTCGCCCATCGCTACCGGCGCATCGCCGCGCTGCTGCAGCGGATCGATACGCTGGCGCAGGCCGCCGGTGTGGCGATCGTGCCGCTGAAGGGCGCGGCCTTGCACGCGCAAGGGCTGTACCTGCCGGGCGACCGGCCGATGGCCGACATCGACCTGCTGGTGCGCGCCGAAGACGCCGCGCAGGTGGGCGCGCTGCTGGGCGAGCTCGGCTACGTGGCCGAATTCGCACAGTGGAAGCACCAGACCTTCCGCCCGGCGCAGGCGCATCCTGTCGCCAGCCTGGGCGAGCATCGCGACACGCCGATCAACATCGAGTTGCACCTGCGCATCCAGGAGCGGCTGCCGTTGGCCACCGTCGATATCAGCGAGCGGGTATTCCCGCGCGACAGCCGTCCGGGCTTGAAACCCTACCCGTCCAACGGCGCACTGATGAGCCATCTGCTGCTGCATGCAGCCGGCGGCATCTGCGGCCGCAGCCTGCGCTTGATGCATCTGCACGACATCGCGCTGCTGGCCACGCGGATGAGCGGCAAGGACTGGCGGGTGCTTTGCGACGCCAGCGATGGCGCGCCGTGGTGGGCGTGGCCGCCGTTGCAACTGATGCTGCGCTACTACCGTACGGCAATTCCGAAGGCAGTGTTGGCGCAGTTACGCGCGCAGTGTCCGCCGCTGCTGCGGCTGGTCTCGCGGCGGCTGGACCTGACCCACGCCTCGTGCTCGCAGCTGTGGCTGTCGGCGCTGCCCGGGATCGAATGGGCGCGCTCGCTCGGCGAGGTGCTGCGCTATCTGCGGCAGCGGCTGCAGCCCTCGCAGGAGAGCAGGCAGGAGCGCGCCGACATGATCCGTACCCAGCTGTGGCTGCAGGGCCAATCCTGGGTCGCGCTGCCGCAGCGGCGGCGCGTGCTGCTGCGCCTGCTGCGGCCGGTGCCGCGTATGGATACGCTGTATGCGGTGCGCAGCGCCTTGCAGGGATATGCGGCGGGTTAGGCAGGCGCGGTTTCAGCCGCGACAGGCGCTATCGGTAATGCCTGTCGCGGCTGAAGCCCCTACATTGGATCCGGGTGCTCACGCGCTCTGCGGACACAGCCGCCGGTACAGCGCGTTGAAGCTGCGCACGGTGTGCTCGGCGTCCTCGCGCACCGCGCGGCACTGCGCGGACCAGGCCAGGCGCAGGCGTAGTTCGTCGTCGGCCAGGACCTGGCGCAGGGCTTCGGCCAGGCCAGCCCAATCGCCGGTCGGCACCGCCAGCGCCGCCGATGGCGCCCATTCCAGCAGGTGCCCTACCCCGGTGCCGACGGTGGGTACGCCGGCCACCGCCGCTTCCAGCAGCACCATCGGCCCGGCTTCGTGCAGCGACGACAGCACCAGCAGATCGGCGGCCTCCACCAGCGGGCGCAGTTCGCGCTGGGTCTTGAAACCGAGGAAGCGCACCTGCTGCGACAGCCCGAGTTGCGCGACCAGGCGCTGCATCTCGCCGTCGAGCGTGTCCACGCCGACGATGTCGATCCGGAACGCGACGCCGGCGCGCGCCAACGCCGCCAGTGCGCGCAGCAGCGTCGGCTGGTCCTTGACCCGGTTAAGGCTGGCCACGTGCAGCAAGCGCGCGGTGCCGCCATCGCGCCGGCGCGGCGCGCGCGGCGGCCAGGCGCGCAGGTCCACGCCCAACGGGACGCGCTCGGCGGCGATGCCCAGCGCCTGCAGCGCCTCGACGATCGGCGCGCTGGCCGCGGTGACCGCGTCGGCCAGCCGCAACACAAGTGCTTCGCGCAGCCGCCCCTGCCATTTGCGCCGCCCGCCGTAGCCGATGGCATGCAGCGCGACCAGTTCGCCGCCGGCGATGTGCACCAGGCTCGGCCGCCGCAGCAGGCGCGCGGCGGCCACGGCGATCAGGCTGCAATGGCCGGAGAAGATCGATTGCACCAGGTCGAACGGCGCCTGCCGATGCTCGGCGCGGATCGCGGCGACCGCGCGCAGGCGGGTACGGCCGTCGCCGATGTTGTGGATGCGCGCGCCGAGCAACTCCCAGCATGCCGGCGCAGGCTCCTGGTGCAGCACGAACACATGCACCTCGTGGCTGCGCGCCAGGCGTTCGATCAAGGTCAGCAGCACCGGGATCACCCGGTACTCGCCGCTGCGATCGACCCCGCCCGGCACCACCAGCGCCAGCCTCATGGGTCGCTCCGC of Xanthomonas translucens pv. cerealis contains these proteins:
- a CDS encoding B12-binding domain-containing radical SAM protein — translated: MHAPRHWLPAPNETLPPMPKIQVSHSYFLRYDPKQWERGKPYPPLATLQVATLLRRHGHAVTLFDAMLADGVEDYQASLRAAQPDLVVFYEDNFNFLTKMCLSRMREAACRMIAEARAAGSRVIVAGSDASDHPEAFLAAGAHAVLIGEGIAALLELVERLQQTPDIDAVAWVTDVADIASVALPQLNRAHIGARPPDPRLSGLAAWDLVDIERYRRLWLQRHGYFSLNMAASRGCPFRCNWCAKPIWGNHYKRRSAPEVAAEMIHLKRAFAPDHIWMADDIFGFHIDWVEEFAAVLAAADGSIPFTIQTRADLGSERMAAALARAGCAEAWIGAESGSQRILDKMTKGTAVQDVIDARQRLGVQGIRVGFFLQLGYLDEQLDDILATRALVAKARPDDIGVSVSYPLPGTTFYQQVKNQLGRKTHWQDSDDLAMMFHGAYDSEFYRRVRDLLHRQVDLQCSQDTRQPHDYAQDWAALDTQWQALIASEGRHRTDAAMPSVVTACDRDILPVQRQ
- a CDS encoding nucleotidyltransferase family protein, which codes for MQPALKHVGKGLRLATETLARELARPGNAMPQWNRLQWQLAAAATAAHGIGPLLSRRSVWPDRDWSAFLAGQREHVAHRYRRIAALLQRIDTLAQAAGVAIVPLKGAALHAQGLYLPGDRPMADIDLLVRAEDAAQVGALLGELGYVAEFAQWKHQTFRPAQAHPVASLGEHRDTPINIELHLRIQERLPLATVDISERVFPRDSRPGLKPYPSNGALMSHLLLHAAGGICGRSLRLMHLHDIALLATRMSGKDWRVLCDASDGAPWWAWPPLQLMLRYYRTAIPKAVLAQLRAQCPPLLRLVSRRLDLTHASCSQLWLSALPGIEWARSLGEVLRYLRQRLQPSQESRQERADMIRTQLWLQGQSWVALPQRRRVLLRLLRPVPRMDTLYAVRSALQGYAAG
- a CDS encoding glycosyltransferase family 4 protein — translated: MRLALVVPGGVDRSGEYRVIPVLLTLIERLARSHEVHVFVLHQEPAPACWELLGARIHNIGDGRTRLRAVAAIRAEHRQAPFDLVQSIFSGHCSLIAVAAARLLRRPSLVHIAGGELVALHAIGYGGRRKWQGRLREALVLRLADAVTAASAPIVEALQALGIAAERVPLGVDLRAWPPRAPRRRDGGTARLLHVASLNRVKDQPTLLRALAALARAGVAFRIDIVGVDTLDGEMQRLVAQLGLSQQVRFLGFKTQRELRPLVEAADLLVLSSLHEAGPMVLLEAAVAGVPTVGTGVGHLLEWAPSAALAVPTGDWAGLAEALRQVLADDELRLRLAWSAQCRAVREDAEHTVRSFNALYRRLCPQSA